A DNA window from Helianthus annuus cultivar XRQ/B chromosome 15, HanXRQr2.0-SUNRISE, whole genome shotgun sequence contains the following coding sequences:
- the LOC110911919 gene encoding probable acyl-activating enzyme 1, peroxisomal: MEGLYQCDANYVPLSPISFIERASFVYEKSPCIIYEEKTYTWKETRDRCVKLASALSIRGVDPGQVVATIAPNTPAHYELQFGVPMAGAILSSLNTSLDPPALATTLQELEPTIIFVDHQYIHIVIQAFKLLSPETPAPLQLVLIGGKNCTSVPSNTFDYEDLVSLGKPDFKIIHPNDENDPISINFTSGSTGKSKGVVYSHRAAYLNSLAVIFRYDMKKMPVFLWTVDMFRCNGWCFPWAVAALGGTNICLRDVTAEGIFNSIVIHKVTHLCGPPTILEKIASCETKEQGVIQTKVNVIVAGPLPPLEVILNVEKLGFDVHHGYGMTEALGPVMDRSMRTSDEEEKCNNENIKISRREGIHNILMEDVDVKDPKTMTSVPWDGKTIGEVVFKGNVVMLGYFKNLERTQTAFKGGWYRTGDIGVRNPDGDIVMKDRLLDCIIINGQIVSTMDIERVIRGHPFVKDVAVVGKPDNLVGETPYAFVTLKDGGCLTSNDIIKFCKDNSLPRSMIPSNVSFGNLPVNSIGKVQKFVLRENAKAIESTK, translated from the exons ATGGAGGGTTTGTATCAATGTGACGCAAATTATGTGCCATTATCACCAATTAGCTTTATCGAAAGGGCATCATTCGTATATGAAAAAAGCCCATGTATTATTTACGAAGAAAAGACGTATACATGGAAAGAAACACGTGACAGATGTGTGAAACTCGCATCAGCTCTCTCCATTAGAGGAGTTGATCCCGGACAAGTT GTTGCAACTATTGCCCCAAACACGCCTGCTCATTACGAGCTTCAATTTGGGGTTCCAATGGCTGGTGCGATCCTTTCTTCACTCAACACAAGCCTTGATCCACCAGCATTAGCAACCACTCTACAAGAACTCGAACCCACGATCATCTTTGTAGACCACCAATACATCCATATTGTTATTCAAGCATTCAAGCTACTATCTCCAGAAACACCAGCTCCATTGCAGCTGGTTTTGATCGGTGGCAAGAATTGCACCAGCGTGCCATCGAACACATTCGACTATGAGGATCTTGTTTCATTGGGAAAACCCGATTTCAAAATCATACATCCTAATGATGAAAACGATCCAATTTCGATAAATTTCACTTCAGGCTCAACTGGAAAGTCTAAGGGGGTTGTGTATAGCCACAGAGCAGCGTATTTAAACTCGTTAGCAGTTATCTTTAGATACGACATGAAGAAAATGCCGGTTTTCTTGTGGACGGTTGATATGTTTCGTTGCAACGGGTGGTGTTTCCCATGGGCAGTGGCTGCATTAGGTGGCACCAATATTTGCCTTAGAGATGTAACGGCGGAGGGGATCTTCAACTCGATTGTGATTCATAAGGTAACACACTTGTGTGGTCCCCCGACGATTTTAGAAAAGATTGCAAGTTGTGAAACTAAGGAACAAGGGGTGATTCAAACTAAGGTAAATGTAATTGTCGCGGGGCCTTTGCCGCCGTTGGAAGTTATATTGAATGTTGAGAAATTAGGGTTTGATGTACACCATGGCTATGGGATGACAGAAGCTCTCGGGCCCGTGATGGATAGATCTATGAGAACGAGTGACGAAGAAGAAAAATGTAACAATGAGAATATAAAGATAAGTCGTCGCGAAGGAATTCACAACATTTTAATGGAAGATGTTGATGTGAAAGACCCTAAGACCATGACTAGTGTACCATGGGACGGGAAGACAATCGGCGAAGTGGTGTTTAAGGGTAATGTGGTAATGTTAGGTTACTTTAAAAATTTGGAAAGGACACAAACAGCGTTTAAAGGCGGGTGGTATAGGACAGGGGACATTGGGGTTAGAAACCCTGATGGAGATATAGTGATGAAGGATCGTTTGTTAGATTGCATTATCATAAACGGGCAGATTGTGAGCACGATGGATATTGAACGAGTCATAAGAGGTCATCCTTTTGTAAAGGATGTTGCGGTTGTTGGAAAACCTGACAACCTAGTTGGTGAAACTCCATATGCTTTCGTTACGTTGAAAGATGGGGGTTGTTTAACAAGTAACGACATCATCAAGTTTTGCAAAGATAATTCGTTGCCTCGGAGCATGATCCCATCGAACGTTAGTTTCGGGAATTTACCCGTGAATTCAATCGGTAAGGTTCAAAAATTTGTTCTTAGGGAAAATGCCAAGGCCATTGAGAGCACTAAATGA